In Modestobacter versicolor, a single genomic region encodes these proteins:
- a CDS encoding DEAD/DEAH box helicase: MSSPAERYAAARRRTAHPTLSDFTAELGFSLDPFQVEACEALEEGSGVLVCAPTGAGKTVVGEFAVHKALQEGRKAFYTTPIKALSNQKYSDLCDRYGAAKVGLLTGDNAINGDAPVVVMTTEVLRNMLYVDSPALTDLGYVVMDEVHYLADRFRGAVWEEVIIHLPEHVRLVSLSATVSNAEEFADWLVTVRGDTKVVVSEVRPIPLWQHMLVGGRVFDLFALRPAAHAGEWEQTPRGLSTRERGRAVVDPELVRYVHEQERRFDSWHGGGGGGLRSTGGSGHKPRYRPPSRPEVIDRLDRAGLLPAITFVFSRTGCDAAVHQCLGAGMRLTDENERAAIAEVIDRRTGSLPEEDLHVLGFWEWREGLLAGVAAHHAGLVPAFKETVEECFVRGLVKAVFATETLALGINMPARTVVLERLVKWNGEAHADVTPGEYTQLTGRAGRRGIDIEGHAVVVWAPGVDPAVVAGLASTRTYPLRSSFRPSYNMAVNLVGAFGRERARELLASSFAQFQADRSVVGLARSAARHEEDAARLLTEMNGGLPDSALDVAGYARLRLEISEREKALSRDSQAKRRMEATESLAALRAGDVIRVPSGRRQGLAVVLDPGTTELSEPRPLVLTEDKWAGRLGSVDFPSPVTALARVKVPKNFNHRSPHARRDLAATLRTARVENDLGARRTRGRSAAADDPVLADLRHAMRAHPVHSLPDREERVRAADRWLRELRDAERLHRQMAERTGSLTRQFDRTCDVLQELGYLHPVAELPVEPPEDGLPPEESPVVTDDGRRLSRIWSETDLLTAECLRAGVFRGLTPAELAGCVSALVFEARREGPGSPSVPAGKVTTALAEMRRVHARLADVEREHEVPVTRDLDLGFVWAAYRWADGQSLDRVLAGAEQAGTELSGGDFVRWARQLIDLLDQLAKVADQPLAGIARAAVGRVRRGVVAVAVSG, translated from the coding sequence ATGTCCAGCCCGGCCGAGCGGTACGCAGCTGCCCGCCGGCGCACCGCGCACCCCACCCTCTCGGACTTCACCGCTGAGCTCGGCTTCTCCCTGGACCCGTTCCAGGTGGAGGCCTGCGAGGCGCTGGAGGAGGGCTCCGGAGTGCTCGTGTGCGCCCCGACCGGCGCCGGCAAGACCGTCGTCGGCGAGTTCGCCGTGCACAAGGCGCTGCAGGAGGGCCGCAAGGCGTTCTACACGACGCCGATCAAGGCGCTGTCGAACCAGAAGTACAGCGACCTCTGCGACCGGTACGGCGCGGCGAAGGTCGGCCTGCTCACCGGGGACAACGCCATCAACGGCGACGCACCGGTGGTGGTGATGACCACCGAGGTGCTGCGCAACATGCTCTACGTCGACTCCCCGGCGCTCACCGACCTCGGCTACGTGGTGATGGACGAGGTGCACTACCTCGCCGACCGGTTCCGCGGCGCGGTCTGGGAGGAGGTGATCATCCACCTGCCCGAGCACGTCCGGCTGGTCTCGCTGTCGGCGACGGTGAGCAACGCCGAGGAGTTCGCCGACTGGCTGGTCACCGTCCGCGGCGACACCAAGGTCGTGGTCAGCGAGGTGCGGCCGATCCCGCTGTGGCAGCACATGCTGGTCGGCGGGCGGGTGTTCGACCTGTTCGCGCTGCGGCCCGCCGCGCACGCGGGGGAGTGGGAGCAGACCCCCCGGGGGCTGTCGACCCGTGAGCGGGGCCGCGCGGTCGTCGACCCCGAGCTGGTGCGCTACGTGCACGAGCAGGAGCGGCGGTTCGACTCCTGGCACGGCGGCGGTGGCGGCGGGCTGCGGAGCACCGGCGGGAGCGGCCACAAGCCCCGCTACCGGCCGCCGTCCCGCCCCGAGGTGATCGACCGGCTGGACCGTGCCGGGCTGCTGCCGGCGATCACCTTCGTCTTCAGCCGCACCGGTTGCGACGCCGCCGTCCACCAGTGCCTGGGCGCCGGCATGCGGCTCACCGACGAGAACGAGCGGGCCGCGATCGCCGAGGTCATCGATCGGCGCACCGGCTCGCTGCCCGAGGAGGACCTGCACGTCCTGGGCTTCTGGGAGTGGCGAGAGGGCCTGCTGGCCGGGGTCGCCGCCCACCACGCCGGTCTGGTGCCCGCGTTCAAGGAGACCGTCGAGGAGTGCTTCGTCCGCGGCCTGGTCAAGGCGGTGTTCGCCACCGAGACCCTCGCGCTGGGCATCAACATGCCGGCCCGCACCGTCGTGCTCGAGCGGCTGGTGAAGTGGAACGGCGAGGCGCACGCCGACGTCACGCCGGGGGAGTACACCCAGCTCACCGGCCGGGCCGGCCGCCGCGGCATCGACATCGAGGGCCACGCGGTGGTGGTCTGGGCGCCCGGGGTCGACCCGGCGGTGGTCGCCGGGCTGGCCAGCACCCGCACCTACCCGCTGCGCTCGTCGTTCCGGCCCAGCTACAACATGGCGGTCAACCTGGTCGGCGCCTTCGGCCGGGAGCGCGCCCGGGAGCTGCTCGCCTCCTCCTTCGCCCAGTTCCAGGCCGACCGCTCGGTGGTCGGGCTGGCCCGGTCGGCCGCCCGGCACGAGGAGGACGCCGCCCGGCTGCTCACGGAGATGAACGGCGGGCTGCCCGACTCCGCCCTGGACGTCGCCGGGTACGCGCGGCTGCGGCTGGAGATCTCCGAGCGGGAGAAGGCGCTGTCCCGCGACTCGCAGGCGAAGCGTCGGATGGAGGCGACCGAGTCGCTGGCCGCGCTCCGCGCCGGCGACGTCATCCGGGTGCCGAGCGGGCGCCGGCAGGGCCTGGCCGTGGTGCTGGACCCCGGCACCACCGAGCTCTCCGAACCCCGCCCGCTGGTGCTCACCGAGGACAAGTGGGCCGGCCGGCTGGGCTCGGTGGACTTCCCCTCACCGGTGACGGCGCTGGCCCGGGTCAAGGTGCCGAAGAACTTCAACCACCGCAGCCCGCACGCCCGCCGCGACCTCGCCGCCACGCTGCGCACCGCACGGGTCGAGAACGACCTGGGCGCCCGACGCACCCGGGGCCGCTCGGCCGCCGCCGACGACCCGGTGCTCGCCGACCTGCGGCACGCCATGCGGGCCCACCCGGTGCACTCGCTGCCCGACCGGGAGGAGCGGGTGCGCGCCGCCGACCGCTGGCTGCGCGAGCTGCGGGACGCCGAGCGGCTGCACCGGCAGATGGCCGAGCGCACCGGCTCGCTGACCCGGCAGTTCGACCGCACCTGCGACGTCCTGCAGGAGCTCGGCTACCTGCACCCGGTGGCCGAGCTGCCGGTCGAGCCACCGGAGGACGGCTTGCCCCCGGAGGAGTCGCCGGTGGTGACCGACGACGGCCGCCGGCTGAGCCGGATCTGGTCGGAGACCGACCTGCTCACCGCCGAGTGCCTGCGGGCCGGCGTCTTCCGCGGGCTCACCCCGGCCGAGCTGGCCGGCTGCGTCTCGGCGCTGGTCTTCGAGGCCCGGCGGGAGGGCCCCGGCTCGCCGTCCGTGCCGGCCGGGAAGGTGACCACCGCGCTGGCCGAGATGCGCCGGGTGCACGCCCGGCTGGCCGACGTGGAGCGGGAGCACGAGGTGCCGGTGACCCGGGACCTCGACCTGGGGTTCGTCTGGGCGGCGTACCGCTGGGCCGACGGGCAGAGCCTGGACCGGGTGCTGGCCGGCGCCGAGCAGGCGGGCACCGAGCTGTCCGGCGGTGACTTCGTGCGGTGGGCCCGGCAGCTGATCGACCTGCTCGACCAGCTCGCCAAGGTCGCCGACCAGCCGCTGGCCGGGATCGCCCGCGCCGCGGTCGGCCGGGTGCGCCGCGGGGTGGTGGCCGTCGCGGTCAGCGGCTGA
- a CDS encoding DUF4333 domain-containing protein — translation MSQPPQGEEPQDPRPPAPGWGQHPDQQPDPSQQRGQQPTGPDRGWGPPSGASGAPQRDTGWGPPSGYGNQSGQQGQYGQQPGQYGQPAQYGGQYGQQGGYGQQGGYGQQGQYGPQGGYSPPSQYGTPGQYGAPAGHGQPGQYGQPGQYGQPGQYGQPGQYGGQYGQPGQQQGQYGQPGQYGGQYGQQGGYGQQGGYGQQGQYGQYGAWGQPEQPARKKSRSPKVVGLVVLAVLVIGAAITLPFLLGSTRLDPQSVQRDVAEQFEQREGVALDLSCDQEMTVETGESYQCDGTTADDDPVTITITITSEDGAYTWSDS, via the coding sequence ATGAGCCAGCCGCCGCAGGGCGAGGAGCCGCAGGACCCCCGCCCGCCCGCGCCCGGCTGGGGCCAGCACCCCGACCAGCAGCCGGACCCGTCGCAGCAGCGGGGCCAGCAGCCCACCGGCCCGGACCGCGGCTGGGGCCCGCCGTCCGGTGCGTCCGGTGCGCCACAGCGGGACACCGGCTGGGGTCCACCCTCCGGGTACGGCAACCAGTCCGGTCAGCAGGGGCAGTACGGCCAGCAGCCGGGCCAGTACGGGCAGCCCGCCCAGTACGGCGGCCAGTACGGCCAGCAGGGCGGGTACGGGCAGCAGGGCGGGTACGGGCAGCAGGGCCAGTACGGGCCGCAGGGCGGGTACTCGCCGCCGAGCCAGTACGGCACCCCCGGCCAGTACGGCGCGCCCGCGGGTCACGGGCAGCCGGGGCAGTACGGGCAGCCAGGGCAGTACGGCCAGCCAGGGCAGTACGGCCAACCAGGGCAGTACGGCGGCCAGTACGGCCAGCCGGGTCAGCAGCAGGGCCAGTACGGCCAGCCGGGCCAGTACGGCGGCCAGTACGGGCAGCAGGGCGGCTACGGGCAGCAGGGCGGCTACGGGCAGCAGGGCCAGTACGGCCAGTACGGCGCGTGGGGGCAGCCCGAGCAGCCGGCCCGGAAGAAGTCGCGGTCGCCGAAGGTCGTCGGCCTCGTCGTCCTCGCGGTGCTGGTGATCGGTGCGGCGATCACGCTGCCGTTCCTGCTCGGCTCGACCCGGCTGGACCCGCAGTCGGTGCAGCGCGACGTGGCCGAGCAGTTCGAGCAGCGCGAGGGCGTCGCCCTCGACCTCAGCTGCGACCAGGAGATGACCGTCGAGACCGGCGAGAGCTACCAGTGCGACGGCACCACCGCCGACGACGACCCGGTGACGATCACCATCACGATCACCAGCGAGGACGGGGCCTACACCTGGTCGGACAGCTGA
- a CDS encoding 5'-3' exonuclease, with amino-acid sequence MLLDAASLYFRAFYGVPTSVTTPDGRPINAVRGFLDMTARLVVAHRPDRWVACWDDDWRPAFRVDALPTYKAHRVAPEGGEETPDELGPQVPVLVEVLAAAGLERVGAPGYEADDVIGTLATRARGPVDIVTGDRDLFQLVDDARSVRVLYTNRGINDLEFVDEAAVAAKYGIPGRAYADFAVLRGDPSDGLPGVSGVGAKTAAALINEFGSLAGIRAAAERAVVPKPPLTAAVLKRLHAAADYMDAAPAVVAVVTTIDLPPVDGELPRRPADPEALAALAEQHGLESSVRRLGAALGWPQD; translated from the coding sequence ATGCTGCTGGACGCCGCCAGCCTGTACTTCCGCGCCTTCTACGGGGTGCCGACCAGCGTCACCACCCCCGACGGCCGTCCGATCAACGCCGTCCGCGGCTTCCTGGACATGACCGCCCGGCTGGTCGTCGCGCACCGCCCCGACCGCTGGGTGGCCTGCTGGGACGACGACTGGCGCCCGGCGTTCCGGGTCGACGCGCTGCCCACCTACAAGGCGCACCGGGTGGCGCCGGAGGGTGGCGAGGAGACTCCCGACGAGCTCGGCCCGCAGGTGCCGGTGCTGGTCGAGGTGCTCGCCGCGGCCGGGCTCGAGCGGGTCGGCGCACCCGGCTACGAGGCCGACGACGTGATCGGCACCCTGGCCACCCGGGCCCGCGGGCCGGTCGACATCGTCACCGGCGACCGCGACCTCTTCCAGCTGGTCGACGACGCCCGCTCCGTCCGGGTGCTCTACACCAACCGCGGGATCAACGACCTGGAGTTCGTCGACGAGGCCGCCGTCGCGGCCAAGTACGGCATCCCCGGCCGGGCCTACGCCGACTTCGCGGTGCTGCGCGGCGACCCGAGCGACGGGCTCCCCGGCGTCTCCGGGGTGGGCGCCAAGACCGCGGCGGCGCTGATCAACGAGTTCGGCTCGCTGGCCGGCATCCGGGCGGCCGCCGAGCGGGCCGTCGTCCCGAAGCCGCCGCTGACCGCCGCGGTGCTGAAGCGGCTGCACGCGGCGGCCGACTACATGGACGCCGCGCCGGCCGTCGTCGCCGTCGTCACCACCATCGACCTGCCGCCGGTGGACGGCGAGCTGCCCCGCCGCCCCGCGGACCCCGAGGCGCTGGCCGCCCTCGCCGAGCAGCACGGCCTGGAGTCGTCGGTGCGGCGGCTGGGCGCGGCGCTGGGCTGGCCGCAGGACTGA